The nucleotide window gaggtgtggttggtcgtggtagtgggggatgtgtgcatatgctgggggcctggggcgatgggtggcacgcaggtcctcccctctgtcagctcgtcgcagtataactgcaggggctgggtggaactgtggccattaatgggtgcccaggttggcaatcagtcaggcaatcaaccaggcaatcagttattcctatcattatacttatcattaatagaataattacaactcctctcctctgaaaccctccctctctatgttccagcttctctcctcctggcccaacagcaagccagccttatacatatgcgcacacacacacacacacacatacatcctcacatactcactacccctcaccccccatccccacccccatcccaacaccacctcattcacactcttagagctaccatccgcaccccccccccatccccccttcttttcattccggtcatcaatttcatccctgataatcatatctgtaatcatcctggacgcaaatcatccttagcctttctgttattaatgttatgttgtgttatgtttgtggaagccaagtcaatgtgatgtcttgttaagttacagtaggtgtttatgtaatgtacgtctatttgtcgtatgtagtattcatgtgcatatcgtagtgttgcattttctgtaatgtcaatgatgtttgcaaataaaaaaaataaaaataaaaaaaaaaacagccatttGCAGAAGTTCATGAATCTTTATTTTGTCGTTTGATCCACGTTGTGGACATTCAGAGATTAGCCTAAACCTACAGGGGTCTGGGGGGatgcattattttttttaagacattttaaataataaaatgcctaagAACCTGTACAAGAACCTGTACATCCCATGATAGTTACCCAGGAAATCTTCCTGTAGAGACCTTTatccaattttgtatgtaattgtTTTCTAAGTGTCTTCATCAATTTGAAACCATGACACAGCAAATGTTGAAGATGACTAAGATTTTCACCCCTGCCACCTAAAAAGAGGCAAAAACCATCTGCTGTTACTAATTTTACCATCTGCTACAGTCCATGTCATTATAATCTGAGCTGCTCTAATTACAAATCAAAGATCTTCAATAATCCTCAAGTTAATGTGATCTCCAGTGCTCTAAATTGAATATAAGGCCAACAGAAGAACATTTAATCAAATTATATTAGATTTCTTCAGGGAACAGTGCAGTAGGATACACATCATGAGCATATATTATTATCTTACTTTATCTGATCTACATCTGGTCACTctgttctcctttcctctttcaTTTTAACTTCTGTCACTCTCGCAACTACACTCATTTAACTACATTCCTCCAATCAAAGAAAAAGAATGTAAAACAAAATAGTTCTGATCATAAACTTAAGATGTTAAAAACATGTTATTCTCTTACATCTGCTCCTGGCAGGTTTACTCATCTGTTCCTCACTTCTTTCTTCTCAGCACAttttcatctctcttcctcatcaCCTGCTTTCTCCACAAGTTTCCACATTTCATTCCCTATTCTCCTCTTCATTCTTGtcctccctttcttctctttcactactccctttcttctctttcactcctccctttcttctctttcactcctccctttcttctctttcactcctccctttcttctctttcactactccctttcttctctttcactcctccctttcttctctttcactcctccctttcttctctttcactactccctttcttctcttcctgACTCCCCAAATCCAGACGTCCACGGGTCCTCTTCTCACCACTTcgacactcctctcctcctgaccGCTCCTCACACATTTCCTTCCTGGCTTATTCATAAGATACCTTTAAGATTTTATCGTTGTCCATATTTACAAATCAAATTAATCATGATCAGGATGGTGTTTGGTGTCACTCTGGGTTTTTTTTCTACTAGCATCTGCCGTTTCCTCTGGTGCATCAGTTGTGTCAACCTCACGAATGTCTCTATAGGAAAAGCTTGAAGACTACACCAAATAtagaacacacaaaacatattaAAGTCAGAacagttcaaatacaaaatgcaAGAAAATCGTGTAAAAGTATTTAGATGACCTTCTACTTTCTGAACTTACCAGAGCAATAGCATCATCAGCTCATGACCCCTCAATGACCCCTCAGTGACCCCTCAATGACCCTTTAGAGGGAGCCCGACCCCTAGGAACCACTGAGCTGTGTATAAACTTTTATTTCCTTCTTTTTAAGGATTTGAATACTTCCTCCACAAATACTGTCGTACAGCCTGTGGTGAACAAAGAGACATTTTCATAAAACAAAAGTGTACTTACCCAGGACCACATAGtggctctctgtttctcttctaGAAGTTTCTGTGAGGCATCAGACTCCTCGTCTCCTCATATGAACTCTTATCTCCACTGGCTGCAGTACAGCCAAACAGTGGAGCACATGTTTTATTAGAGATAATGGTCTAGCAGTGAACCCACCCCTTGTTCCGCTGTTTGGCAAAATGAAAGGAAGTCACTCAGGAAGTTGATTTATTTGGGCTTTAGACAGGAAAGAAATAAAAGTTAAAATGTTTGAATGATAGGAAATTTCCAAGAGATACAAGATGTTTACAGTAAAATATTGAAATAAGCAGCAGATCAGTCTTTTATATTGGTGCTGTGCTGCAGATCAAGTTAACAGAAGCTTGTTAATGGCATAAGGTGGCGCCATTAATACAGTTTCACTTGAGCTGTTAATCTGTCTTTGTTGCATTTACAGTAGGGGTATTGTTGTGGAAATTTACTTTTCTATTTAGTTTGCACTgatgcaaacagacacacatgaagaaaacacaactttttactgtttGTTCTCACAGCGCACAGACATTTGAACAGTATGCAGGAACTCTTACAACTCACAATGATACTGGAGGACgttgtgtgtctacatgtgtgtaaatgtacacGTGTCATTTAGTGAAAGGACATGATTCAGGATTATATATGCTGGACTGATATCCTTTATTGATCCATTGATAGATGCTGCAAATCACACTTAACACATCATACATTGTTATTACTCTGCTGCAGATATGCATTTATTCACTTGAAGAAATGTCCATTCATAAAATCATAAAGCATATAAAGGGACACAGATATCAATCAATCAGAAAGTCAGAAATGGGTGAGTTTTCCGAGTTAATACCCGTTCCTCTCATAGTACTCGGCCCTGGCATAGACATCACTGGAATAGTTGCCATGAGTAGTGTGAGCGTCCACGTTGTTGGGGTTCATATTTTGTGCGCCCATGTTGTAGGCAGCCAGTGCTCCTAAAGCAGGAGGAAAATAATTTGAAGAGTGCAGAACAATGTGGTGAGATGAGGTTATTAACATTGTTTTACATGGTATTACACCCCCAAGGAGACATAGAAACTTTTCAGATGGATGATCTGTACCTTTCATCTTGTCGGGCATATTGGGAAATTTTTTTGCGACTTCATTGTAGCAGTCCTTTAGAATCCCAATTCCTTGCTCAATATGTTCCTGGCTGTCCCACTGACCCCTTGGCGTGTGCCAGCGCTTGTCAACCTAGAaaccataaataaatagatgtTACTATCAAATGTGGATGCAGAGAGTGTATTGGACAGAGACTTGTGTGTGGAACACAGACCTGCATCAGTCCAAAGGCGTTTCTGTTGTCTCCCCAGCCATCAGAAGTGAGACCTGCCCCTCTGCCTCCTCGGGTCTCTCTGGAGATGATGCCAGCCACGATAGAAGGCTTCACTCCAAGTTTGTTAGAAGCACTGAtaattttgtttttgtaattgTTAATGTACGGAAGATCATCCGCAGCCTCTGGAGAGGAAATGAAAGTTCCTATTAATTTCAACTTCATCATGTAAAAAGTTCATGTCTGTGCTATTCAGTATCAGAAAGTGTCTCATTTCAAACATTTTTTCTTTAATTTACCAGGAATATCCAGTAAGTATCAATACTGCTTTACAGGGAGTATAATTGTCAAGAGTTTATATAGTGAGTTCTTTGAGCTAAATACTAATGTCAGCATGCTCACAATGAAATTGTGTAATTAATAAATGAATTTAgtattttacgcagtggagcaaattcacccattcttctcacccattcatctcggtggaatacttcacgaacccttcttttaatacatgacaaaccatttgggctttaagttttacaatgtgtttaaattgttccacatgatttcataacggggcaaatacaaaataaatgttacaaatattgccgagctattggtaaatcagaggatggctgactaagagtttgtgaaagtataGCCTGAAtcaaggccgtagtcatgatgtcaacattggggggggaccaaatctgtggtggggtctgagggACCCCCAAACAGAAGCCCCCCCGGTGAGTTTTGTgaaaagagaagggtggagaagaaACAACTTCACTGGTCCATCCATGGACCCGTGACTCCATTTGTgttcaaaatgtatactttaaaagaaattacaaactagagtatcttttgataacctctatattacacagaatgtggttctttgacttattacttacacctgaagatttttttaaactaaggcttagactcataggtttggagcctaataagattttgtcttttaatttagattttattatgctggcggctaatcacacaattttaacgtagtttgaaagggacaggattcaggaataggctactaagacaggcccctcttctgtctgactcacctcatgttacccctgtatgcattatagactggcttctgacagaaatgacgttttgtgccaacatgtagaaacactaggcctactacagcctttaattggtgaatggaggtgcaaattcctttctttggttattgtccgcgattcacattaactagGCTATCACGTATTGTAAACGTCGCCACATTTGATCACGTTTTGCCTGGATGCGCGGTTGAGTGCGcatttaaataatatgcaagatgcaacaatcatttctaagaggcctatacacggtaatttctggcattactactagcatGCATTATTGATGTTGAAAGACGTGAAAGAaatgacacaggcttgcacaaattcatcatttaaaataaaacgtttcactttcgctatcacTGCGAGAATATTTATATTAAATAATTAtttattctttctttatttttctatgtccgaatattgggggggggggacattttggtcatatttgaatattgggggggacacgtccccctcaatgtctatggtgactacggccctggcctgaatgatcacaaaatgctagcATGCAAGCTGAGCTGagatgatttcataacaggccaaatataaaataaatattaaatatagcctagatatctgtacatattagatgatcagatgatttacaatTCTATGTAATatagtcatgtttcatgttggtaatgtttcatacagtgatgcaggtctactgcagtgaataggctaaatacaactttgatcatttctactgtatagttaactttggccttggtgccctgacatgtggcctttatacccccccaccaaatatgcccaactgaaggccaagtggccttgcccccagaatggtgaaattccaagcctgctaCAAACCAAACACCCCTGTGTACAATGCTTTGCCCCCTCTGCCCTGGGACGGGGAGAAATAGGCTACTGCCCCTACCGCGAACCAGGAAATGTGTGAGTAACAGTATGTATGAGTTAACCAGGATTTTAGACAGAAACAGGGAGTAAATGGGACATGAAATAGTGGGTACCGCACTACATGTCATGGAGGTGGTAAAGTATAAAGTTATAAGCAGTTACACATGAGTTTTGAGTGTTGTGAATGAAATCGCGGACTAACCgcgttacaaacaaacaaaatgaaagcGAATGCGTTAATGGCGCATAGCCCCGCGCCGGTCTTCCCTTTAAACACACCCTGTGTTCATAAGCCGTCCATACACCTTCACAACATAACGCCATTATTTAAGTCAATGTTTATAAGGGAGCGTGCGGGTGTAAGTAGGCCTACGTGCGTGTGCGAATGTCCAAAGATTCTCCCGCTCTCGCGGGTAACGCAATTCAAAGTCAATGAGGGGACACGTAAAAGTGAGAAGTGAGGTTCACTTTCTCACATTgacaaaaatacattttcaaCAAAAGTGTACTTACCCACAGCCATGTTGGTCTTTGTTCTATGTTGTTCTTCGAAAAGTGTTCATCAAACTCATCCTCAGCCAATCAAATCAGTGATCAGGCTGAAGTGCAGCACATGGTTTCCCAGAAATAGTGGTCCAGCAGAGAATGAACCCAACCCTTGTTCAGTCACAATGAAAGTAGGCATGGTGTCAGACATGGTGACTATGATAATGAGCTTATTGGCCGGCCCAACGCTAACAGAAAAACACTGCCTCAAAAGACTATTTTGAACACTTTTTTGAAAGTtttaaatgtgcaaaaacaactagaaaatgtaattccagggaattaccattgcatgtaaatgcagaaAAGCTGCTGTTTATAACATCATATTACTTAATTGAAATGACATAGActtacagtattcttgaaaaccacttaaTTGGTAGCCTATATGacagtaaaaataaattgttaattcaaTATTCATCAACAttgttttaatacagcagaATACAGCAGTATGAACACTTATCAACCAATGTAagcttgaagtaaaaaaaatcacagttgTTGAAACCAATTTTAAAGTTACCCAATAATGATTAGGGAGAAACCAGATGTCTACTGAATTTGCATTCTTACAGAACTCAATTATGTCAatattatcctaagacagaTCTAGTTATCAGTGGTAATTCTAAACTGGCAGCAAGAGCTAGAGGTCTCAGTTAATAGTAATAGGTCACATTTGGTGGTGATATAGACTGAAGAATAAGATTCAGTccttcagatgatcagttttagacagaacttaggttagaatcttaattttcacacagcacagctcaggtctaaaaacagaggtctaacagcacagctaagtTTCACAGATGTCACAGCACCGGTATGATTCAAATGTTCATATAGTTGACGCTATAGTCCTCCTGTAACAATAGTGTATAAGCTTAATactcagaatgtctcagtgtagatctaCGTCTCAGTATAGTTCAAAGGTATATGCAGGTATGGTCACATGTTTTTAGGAATGAATGTAAGTGTTAATGTCAGTGACGTATGGTTGGCaggatgtgcacacagacaggcacacacgtaatgtaatacacggtcatcaccacactggtctggtctggaacctaaaagacaaaagcaaacaagttagAGTTATACCAAAAACAAAGAATGTgtacaattgttcaatacaactTAGATATTTAAGTGAGGTTGTTTCACCATAAATCTGTAATGGTAGTTAAATACACTAGCCTTTAGTATTTCGTTGCAAACAAAGCaacattttgtgttttattcaTTTCAGTTTAAGGATAGTTGATATCCAAACAGTTTAAAGTAAACAGCTTAGAACACTTTGTAGGCAAAGggtgtgttgttgctgttgataatCAGAAACTGAGTCTTAAGGATGAACCATTCTACACTATAGCTTAATACAGCTTGCTCGGTCTGTCATCCACATTTTTTCTACAGATtacgatgtaggcctactctaggaTGTACTACAACTGGGAAGCTTGATTGAATATGTTATAGTGCTATAAGTAAAATGTATGCTAACTGAAGCTATACAATATTTACTTTACTTTAAGAAATACATTTTTCGTTGAATTAAGAATCTAAAATGGAACTGACTGACACCTACGTTTTTGTCATATGTTTATTTCTTTTCCAGACTGGCTAAGAATCACGTTACACTCACATTAGGCCTATGGTTAGTAGGTCTACACGTAAAAATGTTACATCTGTATACGTCAAAAATAGCCTATATCTCTGGTTACACGGTAAATATTTACGCCTGGTTAGTACACGTAAAAATTTTACATCTGTACACGTCAAAAATATACCTCTGGTTACACGGCAAATATTTACGTCTGGTTAGtgtaacctgtgttgtgttgaacctgcgcgattcagccctgcacacactcggactcgaacccgcgaaacagcagcacctcggttTGGGAGGcaagcgcgctaacaattgagccaatagcccaggctactggctcgcatgccagcagcactcttgaggcgtcagggagtgaggtttaccaacgttccacaagcacagctaagctagctggcatccgttacattaGCACACATAAAAATATTACATCTGTACACATAAAATGTTTGCATGTGGAGACGTAATGTTTTTACACCTGCAGGCGTTTCGTTATTAGACGTTTTGACCCTGTTTGCATGCCATAACCTGTCTCCAACGGCCTGACGTCATGCGCAGGCAGAGTGCGGGACCCTCCTCCTTTCACAAAAAatacagtaaaataaaatgaatatcAAGCAGCTCTGTCAGTGAAAATAATGGagagagagtagcctacaaaagTCCGGTTACTAAGATAATTGTCGTCATTTGGTTTATTAAAGCATATTAGGGGGTGTTTGTGATGGGTAAGTGTGAAGTGTGCCTACAGTTTTAGTGTTGATCCTTATTTAGTTAACTGTCCCGAGTAGCATACAAACTAAAGGTGGACAAATatggacacactcactcaatattaatataaaaactagaaaatgtaatgccagaggaattacaatagtggatggaaagctgctggcttaatgttggtagggagattcctgaaaaaaaaaaccactgaatcacttaatctttgagttcatacaaacccacgtaccaaaaaaccttgtgtgcactcaaggtgtttttcacattgacatttgacctccaacatcatttcacttcatctttgactccatacaaacactcataccaaatttcaggcatgtatgtcaaggcattttTGAGATATCGCGCTCAGAGTATTcatggacttgacctttgacctccaacatcaactcacttaatctttgagtccatacaaacacttgtaccaaatttgaagcatatgcgtcaagccgctctggagatataatgtgctaagaatgagatatggctgtgacttgtATTTTGACAGAcaggaaacacttaaacaggatctgtagttttAGAGagcgccagattgtatgcattagaagctgagacagttgaaatcacaggtgacacctgtgccagtgttctaattagcccgggaacagagtcccgaagccatgacgtagcgttgccaaggcagcaatttcactggatctaaacaaatcaatctaatcattgaaatcaccattagcggtggctttcttaatctatttcaataatttaacaacgtttctaagatgttgttacactgtaggaatcacatactacaacatatattcataccaacacgatcaaatttgtgactacagagttttattatagcatgggtttcctccgtaaaagagacctgcatgtaacttcacagtatgcggttaaaatccttaaattcacgcaCGTATTTTgactttattttttaagcaaaaaacgtcactcttaacagccaccagtctttgagaaacgtgttttttgtttctttatattacacctgccagggaatcctgTATTATGTgggtaagctgctgcctagcaggcaaagcatgtttaaatggctatagcctagatttaaaacaatttattagctagaaatgatgccacatgtctacattcaatgcaatttaagccacttcgaaagtttgtttagatccagtgattctgccgtcatggaaacgctacgtcagACTTCGGGACTCTActtctctgggagcttaacaagcgcagctggctttaggccattatgacatcacagccattcaagtctatgggggaaaattgAGCTTTTTGATATTTTTAATCCCATATTTCTCAAAAACTATAAActtttaagaaaatctgaaaaagtaactctcttgtccaactccagacctaaaacggttatttcaacatgtctgtacgttaagcggttagagtcgcattcattcttgaaaaggtaaaaagaaaaaaggttagaagaagaagaagaagaagaagaagaagaagaagaagaagaagccaggggggtattccatcaacctcgctaatgaaggcggcgcttaacagaaatagcctggcttgaactagcgtagactttcacttggggctgaagccgttccattaactcaagttagcggcatcttggcctcgtttattcaagcgaggtttagttcagcttcatcgtgcacgaggtagaaaagtagaccaaaacagtagactgacgaaaagacgatatatgtcgtaaaattaagacaatactagacgatttctgttcgataggcaagcgccatctacaggattttccAATTTAacatagagagaaaaaatagattgcctacagaaattggagaataatgaaagcatacatttaaagtgaatgaataaatagtataaactcaaaaactactttggcatatattcaaaactatctatagcctacgttcttatattaaaagagttcactccaaattattcactccaaattattgtctaggtgtaggtggtcataaaatcattttttatcaacataatagcctattgtctcccataactcccaaagtgtttgaaataaaattatctgaaatgcaatggctttcaattcaatttatgcctagtatttaatctgtgtagcacacagttgatttgacattcatgaacaatcaTCGACACATGAAacagttttaattattagctgcctaggctacagaataattatcctttggcttgcatcagatataatatagcccactggcaaagctgtcactggacagcctaccaaatgtgcatgaccctttatcagcagtagacatatgtctttcatcaaagattataactaaaaatgccattatcaaggtgataaacaatgtagccttaatacttcgtatgggaagcgaacctgcGAACACGCAAGAAAGTAATTCCTTTGCTATGCCATCTCGTTGCAagttacaccaccaccgaacgtaAGTGACGTAGAGTAGCACGATTCCTAGAACCACGcgcatgtgaagttaaaacattttaagtagCATAATCTTCATAAATTCTTTGGagctagtgaatgtgtaaatccatgcttggtgacACTGTCGGGAAAAATAtttctaggcctacttctatttttgaagttgtaggctacaggtgatGAAACCACAGGTTGACGGAtccatctttttggactcgttttccgactgattgtttttttttgcaacacagcttaatttagcttgaaagttaacctgctacggagcaggggggtattccatcaacctcgctaaaggccaaacctggcttatttcgataagtctcgctaattttagtgagaagtccgttccattaatgaggttaacgtgaatcccagcttggtaaccatgggaatttatgccacagaactaacctgctccgtagcaggttaactttcaagctaaattaagctgtgttgcaaaaaaaaacaatcagttggaaaacgagtccaaaaagatggttccgtcaacctgtgctctcgtcacctgtagcctacaacttcaaaaatagaagtaggcctatagaaatgttttttttccgacagtgcaccaagcatggatttacacattcactacctccaaagaatgtatgaagattATACGATTAAACATGTTTTCTTCAACTTCATatgcgtgtggttctaggaatcgtgctactctgcgtcacttacgttcggtggtggtgtaacgtgcagGGAGACGGTATAGGAAAGGAATTACATTCTTGCGTGTTCgcaggttcgcttcccatacgaagtattaaggctacattgtttatcaccttgatgatggcatttttagttataatctttgatgaaaggcatatgtctactgctgataaagggtcatgcacatttggtaggctgttcagtgacatattatatctgatgcaagccaaaggataattattctgtagcctagacagcgaataattaaaactgcttcatgtgtcgacgattgttcatgaatgtcaaatcaactgtgtgccACACAGATCAAAATCTaggcataaattgaattgaaagtcattgcatttcagataattttatttcaaacactttgggacttatgggagacaataggctattatgttgatactaatttattttatgaccacttacacctagacaataatttggagtgaactcttttaatataagaacgtaggctatagatagttttgaGTATATGGcaaagttgtttttgagtttatactatttattcattcactcgttttgttcaagcatagactgtaggctatagtctatgtgttcaagagtgaagccaatcaaactcgcaattgatttcaaaccattagcattgttgttttaaatgtatgctttcattattctccaatttctatt belongs to Alosa sapidissima isolate fAloSap1 chromosome 20, fAloSap1.pri, whole genome shotgun sequence and includes:
- the LOC121694899 gene encoding lysozyme g-like — translated: MAVEAADDLPYINNYKNKIISASNKLGVKPSIVAGIISRETRGGRGAGLTSDGWGDNRNAFGLMQVDKRWHTPRGQWDSQEHIEQGIGILKDCYNEVAKKFPNMPDKMKGALAAYNMGAQNMNPNNVDAHTTHGNYSSDVYARAEYYERNGY